Proteins encoded within one genomic window of Ctenopharyngodon idella isolate HZGC_01 chromosome 6, HZGC01, whole genome shotgun sequence:
- the cxcr4a gene encoding C-X-C chemokine receptor type 4a, whose amino-acid sequence MAYYEHIVFEDDLSADNSSEFGSGDIGANFEVPCNLEVSHEFQRIFLPTVYGIIFVLGLVGNGLVVLVMGCQRKSRTMTDKYRLHLSVADLLFVLTLPFWAVDAAKDWYFGGFMCVAVHMIYTVNLYSSVLILAFISLDRYLAVVRATNSQAPRKLLANRIIYVGVWLPAALLTVPDLVFAKAETSDIRTFCERIYPQDSLTTWVVTFRFQHILVGFVLPGLVILTCYCIIISKLSRGSKGTQKRKALKTTVVLIVCFFVCWLPYCGGILLDTLVMLKVIPHTCEFEQGLEKWIFVTEALAYFHCCLNPILYAFLGVKFKKSARSALSTSRGSSLKILPKKRGGMSSVSTESESSSFHSS is encoded by the exons ATGGCATATTACGAA CACATTGTCTTTGAAGATGATTTATCGGCTGATAACAGCTCCGAGTTCGGCTCGGGGGACATTGGAGCCAACTTTGAGGTCCCGTGCAACCTGGAGGTCAGTCACGAGTTCCAGAGGATCTTTCTTCCAACCGTGTACGGAATCATATTTGTTTTGGGTCTTGTCGGAAATGGACTGGTTGTGCTGGTAATGGGCTGCCAGAGGAAATCCAGAACCATGACAGACAAGTACCGTCTGCACCTTTCAGTGGCGGACCTTCTGTTTGTGCTGACCCTGCCGTTCTGGGCCGTGGACGCGGCCAAAGATTGGTACTTTGGGGGGTTCATGTGCGTGGCCGTGCATATGATTTACACGGTGAATTTATACAGCAGCGTCCTCATCCTCGCCTTCATCAGTCTAGACCGGTACCTCGCCGTGGTGCGCGCCACAAACAGCCAAGCTCCGAGGAAACTCCTCGCCAATCGCATCATTTACGTGGGCGTGTGGCTCCCCGCCGCGCTCCTCACCGTCCCCGACCTGGTGTTCGCCAAAGCGGAGACCAGCGATATCCGCACCTTCTGCGAGCGCATTTACCCTCAGGACTCTTTAACGACTTGGGTGGTCACTTTCCGCTTCCAGCACATCCTGGTGGGCTTCGTGCTGCCCGGGCTCGTGATTCTCACCTGCTACTGCATCATCATCTCCAAGCTGTCCCGCGGCTCCAAGGGCACGCAGAAGCGCAAGGCGCTCAAGACCACAGTGGTTCTGATCGTGTGCTTTTTCGTCTGCTGGCTGCCTTATTGCGGGGGGATCCTGCTGGACACGCTGGTGATGCTAAAGGTGATTCCTCACACCTGCGAGTTCGAGCAGGGTCTAGAGAAGTGGATCTTCGTGACGGAGGCTCTCGCGTACTTTCACTGCTGCCTCAACCCCATCCTATACGCGTTTCTGGGCGTGAAGTTCAAGAAGTCCGCTCGCAGCGCTCTCTCTACTAGCCGGGGGTCCAGTTTGAAAATTCTGCCGAAGAAGAGAGGAGGGATGTCATCTGTATCCACAGAATCCGAGTCTTCTAGCTTTCACTCTAGTTAA